The proteins below come from a single Oxyura jamaicensis isolate SHBP4307 breed ruddy duck chromosome 1, BPBGC_Ojam_1.0, whole genome shotgun sequence genomic window:
- the SESN3 gene encoding sestrin-3 isoform X2, whose product MKRGSAASIAGGGGCGGGGGVGGAASAAGQYRVCGNCRKVPRQEKRVQVSPPLTRGPSAFIPENEVMQANGLDERTNLLVEEYSTSGRLDNITQVMSIHTQYLESFLRSQFYMLRMDGPLPLPYRHYIAIMAAARHQCSYLINMHVDEFLKTGGIAEWLNGLEYIPQRLKNLNEINKLLAHRPWLITKEHIQKLVKTGENNWSLPELVHAVVLLAHYHALASFVFGSGINPERDPDTSNGVRLIAVNNFCVCDLANDNNIENASLTSSNFGIADSLSELEALMERMKRLQEDKEDEEASQEEMDTRFEKEKKESLLVISGAFDDEIVSTDVSRYIEDPGFGYKDFARRGEDHLPTFRAQDYTWENHGFSLVNRLYSDIGHLLDEKFRMVYNLTYNTMATHEDVDTTTLRRALFNYVHCMYGIRYDDYDYGEVNQLLERSLKVYIKTVTCYPERTTKRMYDSYWRQFKHSEKVHVNLLLMEARMQAELLYALRAITRHLT is encoded by the exons gaaaaaagagTCCAAGTCTCTCCACCGTTAACAAGAGGACCAAGTGCCTTTATACCAGAGAACGAA gttATGCAAGCAAATGGTTTGGATGAACGTACTAATCTTCTCGTGGAAGAATACTCTACATCTGGTCGCCTGGACAACATCACGCAAGTCATGAGTATCCATACTCAGTACCTGGAGTCTTTCCTCCGCAGCCAGTTCTACATGTTGCGCATGGACGGGCCCCTTCCTTTGCCCTATAGGCACTACATCGCTATCATG gcAGCTGCCAGACATCAGTGTTCCTACCTAATAAATATGCACGTTGATGAGTTTTTGAAGACTGGCGGGATTGCAGAATGGTTGAACGGTTTAGAATACATTCcccaaagactgaaaaatctgAACGAAATAAACAAGCTCCTTGCACACCGACCCTGGCTGATCACAAAAGAGCACATTCAG AAACTTGTCAAGACTGGGGAAAATAATTGGTCTCTTCCTGAACTGGTGCATGCTGTTGTCCTGTTGGCACATTATCATGCCTTGGCAAGTTTTGTATTTGGTAGTGGCATTAATCCAGAGAGAGATCCGGATACATCTAATGGAGTCAGACTTATAGCAGTCAACAACTTCTGTGTCTGTGATCTTGCCAATGACAACAACATAGAAAATGCATCCCTCACAAGTAGCAACTTTGGG ATTGCAGATTCTTTAAGCGAGCTGGAGGCCTTAATGGAGAGGATGAAGAGGCTACAAGAAGATAAAGAGGATGAAGAAGCCTCTCAGGAAGAAATGGACACTCGCTttgagaaggagaagaaggagagcCTGCTAGTAATTAGTGGAG caTTTGACGATGAAATAGTTTCCACAGATGTCTCCCGCTATATTGAAGATCCTGGGTTTGGGTACAAAGACTTTGCAAGGCGAGGAGAAGACCATCTGCCAACATTCAGAGCTCAG gaCTATACGTGGGAAAATCATGGCTTTTCCCTTGTAAACAGGCTTTATTCTGATATTGGGCATCTCCTCGACGAGAAGTTTCGGATGGTGTATAACCTCACGTATAACACTATGGCAACACATGAAGATGTTGATACAACTACTCTTAGAAGAGCTTTATTTAACTATGTCCACTGTATGTACGGAATCAG GTATGATGACTATGATTATGGAGAAGTTAATCAGCTACTTGAACGCAGCCTGAAGGTTTACATAAAGACAGTGACCTGCTACCCGGAGAGAACTACCAAGCGCATGTACGACAGTTACTGGCGTCAGTTCAAGCACTCGGAGAAG gTTCACGTAAATCTACTTCTAATGGAAGCTCGTATGCAAGCAGAACTTCTGTATGCCCTTCGTGCCATAACTCGTCACTTAACCTGA
- the SESN3 gene encoding sestrin-3 isoform X3 codes for MLQGANQGCCSLPCNESGNSLADLGCSRAKEKRVQVSPPLTRGPSAFIPENEVMQANGLDERTNLLVEEYSTSGRLDNITQVMSIHTQYLESFLRSQFYMLRMDGPLPLPYRHYIAIMAAARHQCSYLINMHVDEFLKTGGIAEWLNGLEYIPQRLKNLNEINKLLAHRPWLITKEHIQKLVKTGENNWSLPELVHAVVLLAHYHALASFVFGSGINPERDPDTSNGVRLIAVNNFCVCDLANDNNIENASLTSSNFGNVMVFLQIADSLSELEALMERMKRLQEDKEDEEASQEEMDTRFEKEKKESLLVISGAFDDEIVSTDVSRYIEDPGFGYKDFARRGEDHLPTFRAQDYTWENHGFSLVNRLYSDIGHLLDEKFRMVYNLTYNTMATHEDVDTTTLRRALFNYVHCMYGIRYDDYDYGEVNQLLERSLKVYIKTVTCYPERTTKRMYDSYWRQFKHSEKVHVNLLLMEARMQAELLYALRAITRHLT; via the exons gaaaaaagagTCCAAGTCTCTCCACCGTTAACAAGAGGACCAAGTGCCTTTATACCAGAGAACGAA gttATGCAAGCAAATGGTTTGGATGAACGTACTAATCTTCTCGTGGAAGAATACTCTACATCTGGTCGCCTGGACAACATCACGCAAGTCATGAGTATCCATACTCAGTACCTGGAGTCTTTCCTCCGCAGCCAGTTCTACATGTTGCGCATGGACGGGCCCCTTCCTTTGCCCTATAGGCACTACATCGCTATCATG gcAGCTGCCAGACATCAGTGTTCCTACCTAATAAATATGCACGTTGATGAGTTTTTGAAGACTGGCGGGATTGCAGAATGGTTGAACGGTTTAGAATACATTCcccaaagactgaaaaatctgAACGAAATAAACAAGCTCCTTGCACACCGACCCTGGCTGATCACAAAAGAGCACATTCAG AAACTTGTCAAGACTGGGGAAAATAATTGGTCTCTTCCTGAACTGGTGCATGCTGTTGTCCTGTTGGCACATTATCATGCCTTGGCAAGTTTTGTATTTGGTAGTGGCATTAATCCAGAGAGAGATCCGGATACATCTAATGGAGTCAGACTTATAGCAGTCAACAACTTCTGTGTCTGTGATCTTGCCAATGACAACAACATAGAAAATGCATCCCTCACAAGTAGCAACTTTGGG AATGTCATGGTGTTTTTGCAGATTGCAGATTCTTTAAGCGAGCTGGAGGCCTTAATGGAGAGGATGAAGAGGCTACAAGAAGATAAAGAGGATGAAGAAGCCTCTCAGGAAGAAATGGACACTCGCTttgagaaggagaagaaggagagcCTGCTAGTAATTAGTGGAG caTTTGACGATGAAATAGTTTCCACAGATGTCTCCCGCTATATTGAAGATCCTGGGTTTGGGTACAAAGACTTTGCAAGGCGAGGAGAAGACCATCTGCCAACATTCAGAGCTCAG gaCTATACGTGGGAAAATCATGGCTTTTCCCTTGTAAACAGGCTTTATTCTGATATTGGGCATCTCCTCGACGAGAAGTTTCGGATGGTGTATAACCTCACGTATAACACTATGGCAACACATGAAGATGTTGATACAACTACTCTTAGAAGAGCTTTATTTAACTATGTCCACTGTATGTACGGAATCAG GTATGATGACTATGATTATGGAGAAGTTAATCAGCTACTTGAACGCAGCCTGAAGGTTTACATAAAGACAGTGACCTGCTACCCGGAGAGAACTACCAAGCGCATGTACGACAGTTACTGGCGTCAGTTCAAGCACTCGGAGAAG gTTCACGTAAATCTACTTCTAATGGAAGCTCGTATGCAAGCAGAACTTCTGTATGCCCTTCGTGCCATAACTCGTCACTTAACCTGA
- the SESN3 gene encoding sestrin-3 isoform X1 → MKRGSAASIAGGGGCGGGGGVGGAASAAGQYRVCGNCRKVPRQEKRVQVSPPLTRGPSAFIPENEVMQANGLDERTNLLVEEYSTSGRLDNITQVMSIHTQYLESFLRSQFYMLRMDGPLPLPYRHYIAIMAAARHQCSYLINMHVDEFLKTGGIAEWLNGLEYIPQRLKNLNEINKLLAHRPWLITKEHIQKLVKTGENNWSLPELVHAVVLLAHYHALASFVFGSGINPERDPDTSNGVRLIAVNNFCVCDLANDNNIENASLTSSNFGNVMVFLQIADSLSELEALMERMKRLQEDKEDEEASQEEMDTRFEKEKKESLLVISGAFDDEIVSTDVSRYIEDPGFGYKDFARRGEDHLPTFRAQDYTWENHGFSLVNRLYSDIGHLLDEKFRMVYNLTYNTMATHEDVDTTTLRRALFNYVHCMYGIRYDDYDYGEVNQLLERSLKVYIKTVTCYPERTTKRMYDSYWRQFKHSEKVHVNLLLMEARMQAELLYALRAITRHLT, encoded by the exons gaaaaaagagTCCAAGTCTCTCCACCGTTAACAAGAGGACCAAGTGCCTTTATACCAGAGAACGAA gttATGCAAGCAAATGGTTTGGATGAACGTACTAATCTTCTCGTGGAAGAATACTCTACATCTGGTCGCCTGGACAACATCACGCAAGTCATGAGTATCCATACTCAGTACCTGGAGTCTTTCCTCCGCAGCCAGTTCTACATGTTGCGCATGGACGGGCCCCTTCCTTTGCCCTATAGGCACTACATCGCTATCATG gcAGCTGCCAGACATCAGTGTTCCTACCTAATAAATATGCACGTTGATGAGTTTTTGAAGACTGGCGGGATTGCAGAATGGTTGAACGGTTTAGAATACATTCcccaaagactgaaaaatctgAACGAAATAAACAAGCTCCTTGCACACCGACCCTGGCTGATCACAAAAGAGCACATTCAG AAACTTGTCAAGACTGGGGAAAATAATTGGTCTCTTCCTGAACTGGTGCATGCTGTTGTCCTGTTGGCACATTATCATGCCTTGGCAAGTTTTGTATTTGGTAGTGGCATTAATCCAGAGAGAGATCCGGATACATCTAATGGAGTCAGACTTATAGCAGTCAACAACTTCTGTGTCTGTGATCTTGCCAATGACAACAACATAGAAAATGCATCCCTCACAAGTAGCAACTTTGGG AATGTCATGGTGTTTTTGCAGATTGCAGATTCTTTAAGCGAGCTGGAGGCCTTAATGGAGAGGATGAAGAGGCTACAAGAAGATAAAGAGGATGAAGAAGCCTCTCAGGAAGAAATGGACACTCGCTttgagaaggagaagaaggagagcCTGCTAGTAATTAGTGGAG caTTTGACGATGAAATAGTTTCCACAGATGTCTCCCGCTATATTGAAGATCCTGGGTTTGGGTACAAAGACTTTGCAAGGCGAGGAGAAGACCATCTGCCAACATTCAGAGCTCAG gaCTATACGTGGGAAAATCATGGCTTTTCCCTTGTAAACAGGCTTTATTCTGATATTGGGCATCTCCTCGACGAGAAGTTTCGGATGGTGTATAACCTCACGTATAACACTATGGCAACACATGAAGATGTTGATACAACTACTCTTAGAAGAGCTTTATTTAACTATGTCCACTGTATGTACGGAATCAG GTATGATGACTATGATTATGGAGAAGTTAATCAGCTACTTGAACGCAGCCTGAAGGTTTACATAAAGACAGTGACCTGCTACCCGGAGAGAACTACCAAGCGCATGTACGACAGTTACTGGCGTCAGTTCAAGCACTCGGAGAAG gTTCACGTAAATCTACTTCTAATGGAAGCTCGTATGCAAGCAGAACTTCTGTATGCCCTTCGTGCCATAACTCGTCACTTAACCTGA